In Pan troglodytes isolate AG18354 chromosome 21, NHGRI_mPanTro3-v2.0_pri, whole genome shotgun sequence, one genomic interval encodes:
- the SMIM26 gene encoding small integral membrane protein 26 isoform X2 encodes MYRNEFTAWYRRMSVVYGIGTWSVLGSLLYYSRTMAKSSDQKDGSASEVPSELSERPKGFYVETVVTYKEDFVPNTEKILNYWKSWTGGPGTEP; translated from the exons ATGTATCGAAATGAGTTCACGGCCTGGTACCGGCGGATGTCGGTGGTCTACGGGATCGGCACCTGGTCTGTGTTGGGCTCACTGCTTTACTATAGCCGGACAATGGCGAAGTCGTCAG ACCAAAAGGATGGCTCAGCAAGTGAAGTACCCAGTGAACTCTCTGAACGCCCAAAAGGATTTTATGTGGAAACAGTTGTCACATATAAAGAAGATTTTGTTCCAAATACAGAAAAGATCCTCAACTATTGGAAATCATGGACTGGTGGCCCTGGTACAGAACCATGA
- the SMIM26 gene encoding small integral membrane protein 26 isoform X1, translated as MYRNEFTAWYRRMSVVYGIGTWSVLGSLLYYSRTMAKSSVDQKDGSASEVPSELSERPKGFYVETVVTYKEDFVPNTEKILNYWKSWTGGPGTEP; from the exons ATGTATCGAAATGAGTTCACGGCCTGGTACCGGCGGATGTCGGTGGTCTACGGGATCGGCACCTGGTCTGTGTTGGGCTCACTGCTTTACTATAGCCGGACAATGGCGAAGTCGTCAG TAGACCAAAAGGATGGCTCAGCAAGTGAAGTACCCAGTGAACTCTCTGAACGCCCAAAAGGATTTTATGTGGAAACAGTTGTCACATATAAAGAAGATTTTGTTCCAAATACAGAAAAGATCCTCAACTATTGGAAATCATGGACTGGTGGCCCTGGTACAGAACCATGA